Below is a genomic region from Desulfurobacteriaceae bacterium.
TGAGTAAGTCGAACGTTTCATCAAGAGATTGAGGAATAACTTTTGCTCCTCCGATAACCGGCATAAAGTTTGTATCTCCAAGCCACCTTGGGACAACGTGGTAGTGAATGTGTGTATCAACACTTCCACCGGAAACTTTTCCCAAGTTCAAGCCAACGTTGAAACCGTCTGGATTATAAGCCCTTTTTATTGCCCTAATTGAACGTTTTAAAAGCTCGTCAATTTCTGCCATCTCCTCTGGAAGTAAAGATAAGAAATCTCCAGTATGCCTTACAGGACAAACCATAAGATGTGCAGTATTGTAGGGAAATCTATTTAGTATGACTATTGCTCTCTTTCCCCTATAAAGAAGAAGATTTTCTTTGTCCTTTGATGGGTCATCTTCTATTGCTTGACAAATAAAGCATCCTTTCTTTTTTTCTTTTCCAGCCTTGCTAACGTAAGAAAGTCTCCACGGTGCCCATAAGATTTCCAAAGGATTCCTCCTTGAGATTTTAGGATATTTTAGCATTTAGAGGGTTGGAGGATTGGAGGGGTAGCTTTTTAGTTTTCTGATAGCCTTCTAACCTTCCAAGCTTCTCTAACCTTCCAACACTAGTCGCAATCCCTTCCACTTATCAGGGCATTTCAACTATATCCCTGAGGACTCTTATGATGCAATTGTTCAGATAGTAAAAGTCGCAATCCCTTCCACTTATCAGGGCATTTCAACTAATAATGTTAGAATTTTGTGAATATTGTGAAGAATATGGTCGCAATCCCTTCCACTTATCAGGGCATTTCAACAAAAGATTCCAAGAGGGCAAAAAAGTAATTACACTCCAACCCTAGTCGCAATCCCTTCCACTTATCAGGGCATTTCAACATAAATTAATTTTGGAGGTAAAAAATCCTTTCCCATCAGATGTCGCAATCCCTTCCACTTATCAGGGCATTTCAACACAAAATGGATGTTATCGCAAAGGGAGTAAATATTTAGTCGCAATCCCTTCCACTTATCAGGGCATTTCAACAGGTCCTAAAACGAAACATTGCAAATCAATAGCTTTAGAACTTGAGTTTTCTATATAAATCTAATGTTTATTGCCCTACAATGATCATCGCCAAACAGGTTTTAAACCCTTGCAAATCAATAGGTAATTCATCTAAATTTCAGAATGAAATAAAACTTCTTATCCCTCAAACCCTTCCCAACATTATTCACTTTTCAAAGAACTGAAGATTGATTTTATTATATCATTGTTCTTCTTGAAATCAAAAGAAAAAGTCTTTCAATATACCCTTTTCTTTACCTAACCTTTTGATTTTCTTTAGACTCTTATTATCTAAAGGATAAATGTAGACTTTGTCTGACTCCATTCTAATTACATTTTCAATACGTTCTATGAGTTCTTCATACTGATCTGACTGTAATTCCACTTCAAAAACACTAAGCTGAGTTCTTATTCCGTAATCGTAAAGTATCCTCATAACTTTTGCTCTTCTTTTTGCAGAACTTCTATGTTCTTGATAAGAGTCATTAATAACGCATATGTCATAAATAACAACAAACCTAGAAATTCTTTTCGGTAAGTTCATAGTACTATGCTGGGATTATGTTCTATATCACTTTTTCCAAGCTTTTTTACAAGAGGAATGGAGTATTCACTTATGGGAAAAAAGAAAATCTTGTCCGTTTCGCTATCTATTACTTTTTCAAGATCTGATATTAAGCTATCAATCTTTTCAGAAGTTATTTCTATTTCAAAACAGCTAAGCTGAACTCTTTTTCCGTGTTCATTTAGAAGTTTTATAACTTTATCACGTTTTCGGTCGTCGGATATGTCATAAGTTACTAGATATTTCATCTTTTAACCTCTTCTTTTAACCAGCTAAGAAAATCAATAACACTTTCAAGAAAAACACCTTCTTTACCGTGGATTACTACATCTGTATATAGTTTAACGAAACTTTTTAGTGCTTTTGTTTTTAGAAAAACTCCTGACCTATCGCTTGAAAAATCTTCTTCTAAAAAGAACCCATCA
It encodes:
- a CDS encoding HIT domain-containing protein; this translates as MEILWAPWRLSYVSKAGKEKKKGCFICQAIEDDPSKDKENLLLYRGKRAIVILNRFPYNTAHLMVCPVRHTGDFLSLLPEEMAEIDELLKRSIRAIKRAYNPDGFNVGLNLGKVSGGSVDTHIHYHVVPRWLGDTNFMPVIGGAKVIPQSLDETFDLLKKYWE
- the cas2 gene encoding CRISPR-associated endonuclease Cas2; its protein translation is MNLPKRISRFVVIYDICVINDSYQEHRSSAKRRAKVMRILYDYGIRTQLSVFEVELQSDQYEELIERIENVIRMESDKVYIYPLDNKSLKKIKRLGKEKGILKDFFF
- the cas2 gene encoding CRISPR-associated endonuclease Cas2, producing the protein MKYLVTYDISDDRKRDKVIKLLNEHGKRVQLSCFEIEITSEKIDSLISDLEKVIDSETDKIFFFPISEYSIPLVKKLGKSDIEHNPSIVL